Proteins encoded by one window of Vibrio algicola:
- a CDS encoding SulP family inorganic anion transporter, which translates to MFEFPQISTQSIKNDVLSGLTVALALVPEAVAFAFVAGVDPMVGLYAAFIMGLMTSIFGGRPGMISGATGATAVVMVSLVAVHGVQYLFAAVLLVGILQIAAGILKLGKFIRIVPHPVMIGFVNGLAIVIFTAQLGQFKAPDINGIMTWLPQGQMMIMLGLVALTMAIIYFLPKLTKAIPSSLVAIVVVTAITQVFNFDTRTVVDFLRTMSGDPSSTLAGDLPKFAIPAVPFTFETLKIIFPYALIIASIGLIESLLTLTVVDEMTNTRGKGNRECIGQGIGNLTCSVFGAMGGCAMIGQSMININSGGRGRLSGFVGAVALLCFILFTAKWIEMIPLAALVGVMFMVVIGTFEWATFKLARRVPKQDFFIIILVTIVTVMTDLAVAVGVGVVASALMFAWQHAKHINAVSSIDKDGSKVYKINGPIFFGSASHFTDLFDAQNDPQDVIVDFAQSRVADHSAIEAIETIAERYSKQGKTLHLRHLSQDCHTLLHKAGSLVEINVKEDPTYKVITDLLAD; encoded by the coding sequence ATGTTCGAATTTCCACAAATTTCTACTCAATCTATCAAAAATGATGTTCTATCTGGTTTAACCGTCGCCTTAGCATTGGTCCCTGAAGCTGTCGCTTTCGCCTTTGTTGCTGGCGTTGACCCTATGGTTGGTTTATACGCCGCCTTCATTATGGGTTTAATGACATCCATCTTCGGTGGTCGTCCTGGAATGATCTCAGGCGCAACCGGTGCAACCGCTGTTGTTATGGTCAGCTTAGTCGCTGTTCATGGCGTACAATATTTATTTGCCGCAGTGTTATTAGTCGGCATACTGCAAATTGCTGCCGGCATTTTAAAACTGGGCAAATTTATCCGTATCGTACCGCACCCAGTTATGATCGGGTTTGTTAACGGCTTAGCGATTGTGATCTTTACCGCTCAATTAGGTCAATTCAAAGCACCTGATATCAATGGCATCATGACTTGGTTACCACAAGGTCAAATGATGATCATGTTGGGCCTTGTTGCATTAACTATGGCAATTATTTATTTTTTACCTAAATTAACCAAAGCTATCCCTTCGTCCCTAGTGGCGATTGTTGTGGTAACTGCGATTACCCAAGTGTTTAACTTTGATACTCGTACTGTGGTCGATTTCTTACGTACCATGTCTGGCGATCCAAGCTCGACACTTGCGGGTGATTTACCGAAATTTGCCATTCCGGCTGTACCATTTACTTTTGAAACACTGAAAATTATTTTCCCTTATGCCTTAATTATCGCCTCAATTGGTCTGATTGAATCACTACTGACATTAACTGTGGTTGATGAAATGACCAATACTCGTGGTAAAGGTAACCGTGAGTGTATCGGTCAAGGTATTGGTAACTTAACTTGTTCAGTGTTTGGCGCTATGGGTGGTTGCGCTATGATTGGTCAATCGATGATCAACATTAACTCAGGTGGACGTGGTCGTTTATCTGGTTTTGTTGGCGCTGTTGCTCTACTGTGCTTTATTTTATTTACTGCTAAGTGGATTGAAATGATCCCATTAGCAGCATTAGTTGGCGTCATGTTTATGGTGGTCATTGGCACATTTGAATGGGCAACCTTTAAACTGGCTCGTCGCGTACCAAAACAAGATTTCTTTATCATTATCTTAGTGACTATCGTAACCGTGATGACAGACCTTGCGGTTGCGGTTGGTGTTGGTGTCGTTGCTTCTGCATTAATGTTTGCATGGCAACACGCGAAACACATCAATGCCGTTTCTTCTATTGATAAAGACGGCTCAAAAGTTTATAAAATAAACGGTCCAATCTTCTTTGGTTCTGCCTCACATTTTACCGATCTGTTTGACGCACAAAACGATCCACAAGATGTTATTGTCGATTTTGCTCAGTCACGCGTAGCGGATCATTCAGCAATTGAAGCGATTGAAACCATTGCCGAGCGTTACTCTAAACAAGGTAAAACTCTACATTTACGTCACCTAAGCCAAGATTGCCACACCTTGCTGCATAAAGCCGGCAGCTTAGTGGAAATTAACGTAAAAGAAGATCCAACTTATAAAGTGATCACTGATTTACTCGCCGATTAA
- the cobO gene encoding cob(I)yrinic acid a,c-diamide adenosyltransferase, with protein sequence MPNQNTQQHKLRQQKLKQAVDARIDAAKQEKGLVLVITGNGKGKTTSGFGMVARAVGHQQQCGVAQFIKGTWDNGEKNLLEQLGVEFHVMATGFTWETQDKNADTLAAQEIWKQCQRMLQDSLLDVVLLDEITYMVTYGYIELEEIVAAIESRPAMQSVIITGRAAHRRLIEIADTVSEVRNVKHAFESGIKARKGIDW encoded by the coding sequence ATGCCTAATCAAAATACCCAACAACATAAGCTGCGCCAACAAAAGCTTAAACAAGCGGTGGATGCACGTATCGATGCCGCGAAACAAGAAAAAGGCTTAGTGTTAGTCATCACAGGAAACGGCAAAGGCAAAACGACGTCTGGATTTGGAATGGTGGCTCGCGCGGTCGGCCATCAACAACAATGCGGCGTTGCCCAGTTTATTAAAGGCACTTGGGATAACGGTGAAAAAAATCTACTTGAACAACTAGGGGTAGAATTTCATGTAATGGCGACCGGTTTTACCTGGGAAACACAAGATAAAAACGCCGATACACTTGCCGCCCAAGAAATATGGAAACAATGCCAACGCATGCTGCAAGATAGCCTCCTAGATGTGGTGTTATTAGATGAGATAACCTACATGGTCACTTATGGTTATATTGAACTTGAAGAGATTGTCGCAGCGATTGAGAGCCGCCCTGCCATGCAATCGGTGATCATCACAGGTCGCGCCGCCCATCGCCGCTTAATTGAAATTGCCGATACCGTCTCAGAGGTGCGCAATGTCAAACATGCTTTCGAATCTGGCATTAAAGCTCGTAAAGGGATAGATTGGTAG
- a CDS encoding AsmA family protein, which translates to MKKVLIFLSVPIIAIGIAVLALVVFVNPNQFKPLIIEQTKAQTGFDLVIDGDIEWSFFPHLGFNIGKTELLNPNGFKRPQIVKIDSVGLDVSVLPLLERRLDIGDINLTGADIFIQTKKDGSSNLDIAKQSLEHNAQEESGQQNETQQDSESGPTPDSPASDQIGSQWTVSLAGITVNNAKLEMLDQQKGTEIALSNVNFALSQFAFDEWSQAEFSLSGRNNKQTFSAAGKTEFKLSQDLKNYELRNLDTQASFKDGATDIKKISLQLATFKFDQANELKLAVQGSASGMNIDMTHSAKLTVNKAMSLVRLDDMDLKAKLDGKTLPLSPMTIAMKSSLSFDLNKQYLDLKLNKLTANDLVFDGSTQVSLAASIPKIVFALHSPEINVDALLKQMEAPQPAATKTASVDSKDKTSKQSTSKQQAPKQQTATKSTSATEPDLSATRTLDVTGKVTIDKLVASNAKMQNVATQFKVNRGVIDLQRFAANLYQGSVLATAHIDARKSVASYKVHKVVKGVQVQPLLADVSEMDFVSGTGNINVDVSGKSLIPDTLKKNLAGTVKISFQDGSLYGVNLPYEFRNAKAKLKGETIAADKVKKTDFSALTATMKLSKGVMTTNNLTMQSPLLRILGSGHANYVNETLDFLVKTSVVGSMKGQGGKDLDDLKDLTIPVTLKGSWAAPSVGIDLKSMFSSESKQKAQKEINKGIDKLLGSDKDSDKNKELKEAAGGLLNSLFK; encoded by the coding sequence ATGAAAAAAGTACTCATTTTCTTATCTGTTCCTATTATCGCCATTGGTATTGCCGTTCTGGCATTAGTTGTGTTCGTTAATCCTAATCAATTCAAACCTCTCATTATTGAACAGACCAAAGCGCAAACTGGTTTTGATCTTGTTATCGATGGTGATATTGAGTGGTCTTTCTTTCCGCATTTGGGTTTTAATATTGGCAAAACAGAATTACTTAATCCAAATGGCTTTAAGCGCCCGCAAATTGTCAAAATTGATTCAGTCGGTTTAGATGTATCTGTTCTACCATTGCTTGAACGCCGCTTAGATATTGGTGATATTAATCTTACTGGCGCTGATATTTTTATTCAGACTAAAAAAGATGGCAGTTCAAATCTTGATATCGCCAAGCAGTCTCTTGAACATAATGCTCAAGAAGAAAGTGGGCAACAAAATGAAACGCAGCAAGATTCGGAAAGTGGGCCAACGCCAGACTCACCTGCCTCAGATCAAATAGGAAGTCAATGGACAGTAAGCCTCGCAGGTATTACGGTAAATAATGCAAAATTGGAAATGCTTGATCAACAAAAAGGCACCGAAATTGCGTTGTCTAATGTGAATTTTGCGTTATCGCAGTTTGCTTTTGATGAGTGGAGCCAAGCTGAATTTAGTTTGTCTGGCCGTAATAATAAGCAAACTTTTTCTGCGGCGGGCAAAACAGAATTCAAGCTTTCGCAAGACTTAAAAAATTATGAGCTACGCAATTTGGATACCCAGGCCTCGTTTAAAGACGGAGCGACCGATATCAAGAAGATTTCTTTACAACTGGCGACATTCAAATTTGATCAAGCCAATGAATTGAAGTTAGCGGTGCAAGGTAGCGCTTCTGGTATGAATATCGATATGACGCACAGTGCCAAATTGACGGTCAATAAAGCGATGTCGTTGGTTCGTTTAGATGATATGGATCTTAAAGCGAAGTTGGATGGAAAAACACTGCCACTAAGCCCGATGACGATTGCGATGAAATCATCACTCAGTTTTGATCTCAATAAGCAATATTTAGACTTGAAGTTAAATAAACTCACCGCCAATGATTTAGTCTTTGATGGTTCGACTCAAGTATCGTTAGCCGCCAGTATTCCTAAAATTGTGTTTGCTTTGCATAGCCCTGAGATTAATGTTGATGCGTTATTAAAGCAAATGGAAGCGCCGCAACCAGCGGCAACAAAAACCGCTTCGGTTGATAGTAAAGACAAGACGTCTAAACAATCGACCTCTAAACAACAAGCACCTAAGCAACAGACAGCGACAAAATCGACATCGGCCACCGAACCCGATTTGAGTGCCACGCGGACGTTAGATGTCACAGGTAAAGTCACGATTGATAAATTGGTGGCCAGTAATGCAAAAATGCAAAATGTTGCCACTCAATTTAAAGTTAACCGTGGCGTGATTGACCTGCAACGCTTTGCAGCCAATTTATACCAAGGTTCTGTCTTAGCGACTGCGCACATTGATGCTCGTAAGTCGGTTGCCAGTTATAAAGTGCATAAGGTTGTTAAAGGTGTGCAAGTTCAACCGTTACTTGCCGATGTGTCAGAGATGGATTTTGTGTCAGGTACCGGCAATATCAATGTCGATGTGAGTGGTAAAAGCTTGATCCCCGACACCTTGAAAAAGAACCTTGCTGGCACAGTTAAAATAAGCTTCCAAGATGGTTCTTTATATGGTGTTAACTTACCGTATGAGTTCCGCAATGCCAAAGCGAAGCTAAAAGGTGAAACTATCGCAGCGGATAAAGTTAAGAAAACGGACTTTAGTGCATTAACTGCAACAATGAAGTTGTCAAAAGGGGTGATGACCACCAATAACCTGACGATGCAATCACCACTCTTACGTATTTTAGGCAGTGGACATGCCAACTATGTGAATGAGACGCTCGACTTCTTAGTCAAAACCTCGGTGGTTGGCAGCATGAAAGGTCAAGGCGGTAAAGATCTGGATGATCTTAAAGATCTGACTATTCCGGTCACGTTAAAAGGGTCGTGGGCCGCGCCAAGTGTCGGGATTGATCTTAAGTCTATGTTCAGTTCAGAGAGCAAACAAAAAGCGCAAAAAGAAATCAATAAAGGCATTGATAAGCTTTTAGGCTCTGATAAAGACTCCGATAAAAATAAAGAACTAAAAGAAGCCGCTGGTGGCTTGCTGAATAGCTTATTTAAATAA
- the dcd gene encoding dCTP deaminase encodes MRLCDRDIKKYMAEGKITMTPAPSEDSISGLTVDVRLGHKFRVFNDHCAPYIDLSGKKEQVTAQLEKVMSDEIEIPDDGEFFLHPGQLALAVTYESVDLPANIVGWLDGRSSLARLGLMVHVTAHRIDPGWSGRIVLEFYNSGRLPLALKPMMPIGALSFEVLSGEAEKPYNKRENAKYKNQQGADASRINQD; translated from the coding sequence GTGAGATTGTGTGATAGGGATATAAAGAAATACATGGCGGAAGGTAAAATCACCATGACGCCAGCCCCATCTGAAGATAGCATTAGTGGTTTAACAGTCGATGTTCGTTTAGGACATAAATTTAGAGTGTTTAATGACCATTGTGCGCCATACATTGATCTCTCAGGCAAGAAAGAACAAGTTACGGCTCAGCTTGAAAAAGTGATGAGTGATGAAATTGAAATCCCTGATGATGGTGAGTTCTTCTTGCACCCTGGCCAATTGGCACTTGCGGTGACTTATGAATCGGTCGATTTGCCGGCGAATATCGTGGGTTGGCTCGATGGTCGTTCTTCATTAGCTCGTTTAGGCTTAATGGTTCATGTGACGGCGCATCGGATTGATCCCGGTTGGTCTGGTCGTATTGTACTGGAATTTTACAACTCAGGCCGCTTGCCGTTAGCTTTAAAACCTATGATGCCAATCGGCGCGTTGAGCTTTGAAGTATTATCAGGTGAAGCAGAAAAACCTTATAACAAGCGTGAAAATGCCAAATACAAGAATCAACAAGGCGCTGATGCGAGCCGTATCAACCAAGATTGA
- the udk gene encoding uridine kinase, producing MPETNKCVIVGIAGASASGKSLIASTIYKELRAKVGDHQIGVITEDCYYRDQSHLSMEERVKTNYDHPSALDHDLLCEQLQLLMAGSAVDIPEYSYSEHTRTKNTTTMTPKKVIILEGILLLTEPRLRDLMHASVFMDTPLDICLLRRVKRDVEERGRTMDSVLKQYQKTVRPMFMQFIEPSKQHADIIVPRGGKNRIAIDVLKAHIARLLKA from the coding sequence ATACCTGAAACAAACAAATGTGTCATCGTCGGAATTGCCGGCGCGTCAGCTTCAGGGAAGAGCTTAATTGCTAGCACCATTTATAAAGAATTACGAGCCAAGGTTGGCGATCATCAAATTGGAGTGATCACAGAAGATTGCTACTACCGTGACCAAAGCCATTTGAGCATGGAAGAACGTGTTAAAACTAACTACGATCATCCCAGCGCGCTAGACCACGATTTGCTATGCGAACAATTACAACTATTGATGGCTGGTAGTGCAGTAGACATTCCAGAGTACAGCTATTCAGAGCATACTCGCACAAAAAACACCACTACCATGACACCTAAAAAAGTGATTATTTTAGAAGGAATTTTATTGCTGACTGAACCTCGTTTGCGTGACTTGATGCACGCGTCGGTATTTATGGATACGCCACTCGATATTTGTCTACTACGCCGCGTAAAACGTGATGTAGAAGAACGTGGCCGAACCATGGATTCAGTGTTAAAGCAATATCAAAAAACAGTCCGTCCGATGTTTATGCAATTTATCGAACCATCGAAACAACACGCGGATATCATCGTACCGCGCGGCGGAAAAAACCGTATCGCGATTGATGTTTTAAAAGCGCATATTGCCCGTTTATTAAAAGCTTAA
- the apbC gene encoding iron-sulfur cluster carrier protein ApbC, protein MSLFSSKSSSSEPLLPSVLSQWLNQFEHPQLIPQWADTAGLIALKPDESVVVTLPFYAQGLQSQLKAWIEEQKVQYDDLPVIEVVTKVKTMKATNATPVKGVKNIIAITSGKGGVGKSTTAVNFALALHKLGAKVGLLDADIYGPSVPLMLGTQGKKPAVVDNKWMQPVEAHGLYTNSVGYLVAQDDAAVWRGPMASKALAQILNETQWPELDYLVIDMPPGTGDIQLTLSQQIPVTSALVVTTPQDLALADAVKGVAMFDKVGVPVLGVIENMSYHICSNCGHHEALFGQDGAKKMAQDMDLALLAQVPLHIDLRSDIDNGCPTVAAKPSSEHAQIYIELAAQVSCRLFWQGDPAPEAILFTEVK, encoded by the coding sequence ATGTCTTTATTTTCTTCAAAGTCTTCATCAAGTGAGCCGTTATTGCCATCCGTATTAAGCCAATGGTTAAATCAATTTGAACATCCTCAACTTATACCTCAATGGGCTGATACGGCAGGTTTAATTGCGTTAAAACCCGATGAAAGTGTTGTGGTCACGCTGCCTTTTTATGCTCAAGGGCTACAAAGCCAATTAAAAGCATGGATTGAAGAGCAAAAAGTACAATATGATGATTTGCCTGTGATCGAGGTGGTCACGAAAGTGAAAACCATGAAAGCCACCAATGCCACGCCAGTTAAAGGCGTTAAAAATATTATTGCGATCACATCGGGCAAAGGTGGGGTGGGTAAATCGACCACAGCGGTTAATTTTGCGCTGGCACTGCATAAATTGGGAGCAAAAGTTGGCTTGCTCGATGCTGATATTTACGGTCCATCGGTGCCATTAATGCTTGGCACGCAAGGCAAAAAACCGGCGGTTGTGGATAATAAATGGATGCAACCAGTAGAAGCGCATGGTTTATACACTAACTCGGTGGGGTATTTAGTGGCGCAAGATGATGCGGCAGTTTGGCGTGGCCCAATGGCGTCAAAAGCATTAGCCCAAATTTTAAATGAAACCCAATGGCCCGAGTTGGATTACTTAGTGATCGACATGCCACCAGGCACTGGTGATATCCAACTAACTCTCTCTCAACAGATACCTGTGACTTCTGCGTTAGTTGTTACCACTCCTCAAGATCTAGCATTAGCCGATGCCGTCAAAGGGGTCGCGATGTTTGATAAAGTCGGCGTTCCTGTGTTGGGCGTGATTGAGAATATGAGTTATCACATTTGCTCAAACTGTGGTCATCATGAAGCGTTATTTGGTCAAGATGGTGCCAAGAAAATGGCGCAAGATATGGATCTCGCGTTATTGGCACAAGTACCGCTGCATATTGATTTACGCAGTGATATCGATAATGGTTGCCCAACCGTTGCCGCCAAACCAAGCAGTGAACATGCGCAGATTTATATTGAATTGGCAGCGCAAGTGAGTTGTCGATTATTTTGGCAAGGCGATCCTGCGCCAGAAGCGATTTTATTCACCGAAGTAAAATAA
- the metG gene encoding methionine--tRNA ligase, with the protein MATDPRKILVTCALPYANGSIHLGHMLEHIQADVWVRYQRLRGNTINFICADDAHGTPIMLKSQQLGIKPEEMIAAVQQEHQTDFAGFNISFDNYHSTHSDENRELASMIYLRLKENGFITSRTISQLFDPEKEMFLPDRFVKGTCPKCKAEDQYGDNCDNCGETYSPTDLINPKSAVSGATPVMKDSEHFFFDLPQFQAMLKEWTRSGSLQTETANKMQEWFESGLQQWDISRDAPYFGFEIPGEANKFFYVWLDAPIGYMGSFKNLCDKRAAAGDTTLNFDEYWKKDSTTELYHFIGKDIVYFHSLFWPAMLDGAGFRKPNNVFVHGYVTVNGAKMSKSKGTFVKASTYLQHLDPECLRYYYTAKLNSRIDDLDLNLEDFTQRVNSDVVNKIVNLASRNAGFIAKRFDGKLSSNFAEPELYQEFVDAADSIAQSFETREFSRAIREITALADKANQYVDEKAPWVIAKQEGKDQELQDICSVGINLFRVLMTYLKPVMPELAARTEHFLNDTLTWEGMATPLTNHEVTKFKALFNRIDPKHVEAMVEASKEDAAVEMAAKEQAEQSAQTELDKEPVADEIEFDDFAKIDMRIAKIISCEAVPKANKLLKFQLDIGGEIRQVFSGIKSAYTPEELEGKLTVMVANLKPRKMKFGMSEGMILAAGPGGKDLWILEPHEGAQPGMRVM; encoded by the coding sequence ATGGCGACTGACCCAAGAAAAATTCTCGTAACCTGTGCCCTTCCTTATGCTAATGGCTCAATTCACCTTGGCCACATGTTAGAACATATTCAAGCGGATGTTTGGGTTCGCTATCAGCGCCTACGTGGTAACACCATTAACTTTATTTGCGCCGATGATGCCCACGGCACACCAATCATGTTGAAATCTCAACAACTGGGTATTAAACCAGAAGAAATGATCGCCGCTGTGCAACAAGAACACCAAACCGATTTTGCCGGTTTTAATATTAGTTTTGATAACTACCACAGCACCCACAGCGATGAAAACCGCGAATTAGCCTCGATGATTTATCTGCGTTTGAAAGAAAACGGATTTATCACTAGCCGTACTATTTCTCAGCTTTTCGATCCTGAAAAAGAAATGTTTCTACCTGATCGTTTCGTTAAAGGCACTTGCCCGAAATGTAAAGCCGAAGACCAATATGGCGACAACTGTGACAACTGCGGCGAAACTTACAGCCCAACCGATCTTATTAATCCAAAATCGGCGGTTTCTGGCGCGACTCCAGTCATGAAAGATTCGGAGCATTTCTTCTTCGACCTACCGCAATTTCAAGCGATGTTAAAAGAGTGGACTCGTTCTGGCTCACTGCAAACTGAAACCGCCAACAAGATGCAAGAATGGTTTGAATCCGGCTTGCAACAATGGGATATCTCACGTGATGCGCCCTACTTTGGTTTTGAGATCCCAGGTGAAGCGAACAAATTCTTCTACGTCTGGCTTGATGCGCCGATCGGCTACATGGGCTCATTTAAAAACCTATGTGATAAACGCGCAGCCGCTGGTGACACCACGCTTAACTTTGATGAATACTGGAAAAAAGACAGCACCACTGAGCTTTACCACTTCATTGGCAAAGACATCGTCTACTTCCACAGCCTATTTTGGCCAGCAATGCTAGATGGCGCCGGTTTCCGTAAACCAAACAATGTATTTGTTCATGGTTATGTCACCGTCAATGGCGCCAAAATGTCTAAGTCAAAAGGCACCTTTGTTAAAGCCAGCACTTATTTACAGCATTTAGACCCTGAGTGTCTGCGTTATTACTACACCGCAAAACTCAACAGCCGCATTGATGATCTTGATTTAAACCTTGAAGACTTCACCCAACGCGTTAACTCCGATGTAGTCAACAAAATTGTAAACTTAGCCTCACGTAATGCAGGTTTCATTGCTAAGCGTTTTGATGGCAAGTTATCAAGCAATTTTGCAGAGCCTGAGTTATATCAAGAATTTGTTGATGCCGCTGACAGCATTGCTCAATCGTTTGAAACGCGTGAATTTAGTCGCGCCATCCGCGAAATCACCGCATTGGCCGATAAAGCCAACCAGTATGTGGATGAAAAAGCCCCTTGGGTTATCGCCAAACAAGAAGGTAAAGATCAAGAACTGCAAGATATTTGCTCAGTCGGTATTAACTTATTCCGCGTATTGATGACTTACCTAAAACCTGTAATGCCAGAATTGGCGGCGCGTACTGAACACTTCTTAAACGATACATTAACGTGGGAAGGCATGGCCACTCCGTTGACTAACCATGAAGTGACTAAGTTTAAAGCATTATTTAACCGTATCGATCCTAAGCATGTTGAAGCCATGGTTGAAGCATCAAAAGAAGATGCAGCGGTTGAAATGGCGGCGAAAGAACAAGCCGAGCAGAGCGCTCAAACTGAACTAGATAAAGAACCGGTTGCCGATGAAATCGAATTTGATGATTTTGCTAAAATCGATATGCGTATCGCTAAAATCATTTCATGTGAAGCAGTACCTAAAGCCAACAAGCTGCTTAAATTTCAACTCGACATTGGCGGCGAAATTCGTCAAGTGTTCTCGGGCATTAAATCAGCTTACACCCCTGAAGAGCTTGAAGGTAAGTTAACCGTAATGGTGGCCAACCTTAAACCTCGTAAAATGAAGTTTGGCATGTCGGAAGGCATGATCTTAGCCGCGGGTCCTGGTGGAAAAGATCTGTGGATTTTAGAGCCGCATGAAGGCGCTCAACCAGGCATGCGAGTAATGTAA
- the fadR gene encoding fatty acid metabolism transcriptional regulator FadR, with translation MVIKAKSPAGFAEKYIIESIWNGKFPPGSILPAERELSELIGVTRTTLREVLQRLARDGWLTIQHGKPTKVNNFMETSSLHILDTLMTLDSDNATSIVEDLLAARTSISPIFMRYAFKLNPDACINTLNRVISSCELALKHDNWEAFLAESPYADKIRLAVREENETDDARRNAILMAKTFNYYDYMLFQRLAFHSGNQIFGFIFNGIRKLYDRVGGFYFSNSEARLLALQFYKQLLVVCESGDREQLPALIREYGVESGQIWMVMKENLPVNFTEDDS, from the coding sequence ATGGTCATTAAGGCAAAAAGCCCAGCAGGGTTTGCAGAAAAATACATTATTGAAAGTATCTGGAATGGCAAGTTTCCACCAGGTTCTATTTTGCCCGCAGAAAGAGAGCTTTCTGAGTTGATTGGCGTTACTAGAACGACGCTACGAGAAGTTCTGCAACGTCTGGCACGCGACGGATGGCTAACTATTCAACATGGTAAACCAACCAAAGTAAATAATTTTATGGAGACATCAAGTCTACATATTTTAGATACTTTAATGACTTTAGATAGCGATAATGCCACCTCTATTGTTGAAGACCTTTTAGCCGCGCGCACCAGTATTAGTCCTATTTTTATGCGTTATGCGTTTAAATTAAACCCAGATGCTTGTATTAATACTTTAAATCGTGTGATCAGTTCATGTGAGTTAGCATTAAAGCATGATAATTGGGAAGCCTTTTTAGCCGAATCACCATACGCTGATAAAATTCGCTTAGCAGTGCGTGAAGAGAATGAAACCGATGACGCTAGACGTAATGCTATTTTGATGGCGAAAACCTTCAATTATTACGATTACATGTTATTTCAACGTTTAGCCTTTCATTCTGGTAATCAAATTTTTGGCTTTATCTTTAACGGTATCCGCAAGTTATACGATCGAGTGGGTGGGTTTTATTTTTCAAACTCAGAGGCTCGTCTATTAGCCTTGCAGTTCTACAAGCAACTGTTAGTGGTGTGTGAATCTGGTGATCGTGAGCAACTTCCCGCCCTTATCCGTGAATATGGTGTGGAAAGTGGTCAAATCTGGATGGTGATGAAAGAAAATCTACCGGTTAATTTCACCGAAGATGACAGTTAA